In Dolichospermum flos-aquae CCAP 1403/13F, the following proteins share a genomic window:
- a CDS encoding RNA-guided endonuclease InsQ/TnpB family protein — translation MLLSFKTALIPNNRQITAFRKASGVARHAYNWANAQIIDILATRKEGEKLKLPSAIDLHKKLVAEVKSEHAWYYEVNKNVPQKALTDLRQAWDRCFSKTSKQPRFKKKGQHDSFYLESGTKAKPLIKNDGKRIKLPSIGWVRLAIPLPITATHNCVISRQADKWFVSVKYEVEKPPILADRPTIGVDIGIKELAVCSNGEVFKNPKAYRRMSKRMKRLQRSVSRKVKGPNNRKKAVRKLAKLHAKVSNIRQDSIHKLTYYLAKNHSIVRIEDLHVKAFLKNHKLAGAIADCGMYEFKRQLEYKTEKFGSELILVDRFFPSSQICSNCGNHRHKMPLKNRVYICPDCGHTEDRDLNAAKNIDRWFADIFIPVA, via the coding sequence ATGCTTTTATCATTCAAAACTGCACTAATTCCAAATAACCGACAGATTACAGCTTTTCGCAAGGCTTCTGGAGTCGCTAGACACGCTTACAACTGGGCAAATGCTCAAATCATAGATATTTTAGCTACTCGCAAAGAAGGCGAAAAACTTAAATTACCATCAGCGATTGACTTGCATAAAAAGTTAGTCGCCGAGGTTAAATCTGAACACGCTTGGTATTACGAAGTTAACAAAAATGTCCCACAAAAGGCGTTAACTGACTTACGCCAAGCATGGGATAGGTGTTTTTCCAAAACATCGAAACAACCCCGATTCAAGAAAAAAGGACAGCACGATTCTTTTTATTTAGAGTCAGGGACTAAGGCGAAACCGTTAATTAAAAACGATGGGAAAAGAATTAAATTACCGTCAATCGGCTGGGTACGTTTAGCCATACCTTTACCGATTACAGCAACTCATAATTGCGTGATTTCTAGACAGGCTGATAAATGGTTTGTTTCTGTTAAATACGAAGTTGAAAAACCTCCTATACTTGCAGACCGACCGACCATTGGCGTTGACATTGGTATCAAAGAATTAGCAGTTTGCAGTAATGGTGAAGTATTCAAAAACCCCAAAGCCTACCGCCGGATGAGTAAACGCATGAAACGTTTACAGCGTAGCGTTAGCAGGAAGGTCAAGGGGCCTAATAATCGTAAAAAAGCTGTGAGAAAATTGGCTAAATTGCACGCCAAAGTTTCTAATATTCGCCAGGATTCCATACACAAATTAACCTACTATCTAGCTAAAAATCACAGCATTGTCAGGATAGAGGATTTGCACGTTAAGGCATTTTTGAAAAACCATAAATTAGCGGGTGCTATCGCTGACTGTGGTATGTATGAATTTAAACGGCAGTTAGAGTATAAAACTGAGAAATTCGGGAGTGAACTAATCCTTGTGGATCGGTTTTTCCCCAGTTCTCAAATATGCTCTAACTGCGGTAATCATCGTCATAAAATGCCATTAAAAAACCGCGTTTATATTTGTCCTGATTGCGGACATACAGAGGATCGTGACCTCAACGCCGCTAAAAACATTGACCGATGGTTTGCGGATATTTTTATCCCTGTAGCGTAG
- the nrdJ gene encoding ribonucleoside-triphosphate reductase, adenosylcobalamin-dependent — protein sequence MLQELDSLRDDVGVIRQRQGAKFPESAPAANPVFFRTYSRRTDAGLRETWDQVCDRTLRGLVELGKLTREEAAILDKMQRNMKSLPSGRWMWVGGTDWLAKPKNFSGAYNCTSTNLVDWSAFGLMMDLAMMGCGTGAIIEPQYINQLPSIRNRLNITIKGEIGSTPQAQRREFTQTHIEANTATIHVGDSREGWVKSYQTLLELSTDERFTGDVQVIVDISDVRQSGETLKGFGGMANPVKLPGLYQRCASILNKAIGRQLNSVECCLLIDEAAVTIVAGNIRRCLPEEALVHTESGLVPIAKVRVGDRVLTSKGFYPVTNFFIQGEQSLCRIQTQDGSFECTADHKVAVFTDVYGNYKMVKAQDLQSGDRLIFVPQTIPGTPTELPEFRGKVEGKTKKITVPALTPDVAYFIGYLHGDGSVSSDGSRVRFRVHEDSPNILERLIAVGSDFGLETHTLRTPEQCRTKAYELQFNSSALNQYLKSFKQAFQPLNIPDCILLAKADIRKAYLAGLADADGCHSQGVLVASVHQRFLQQIQALYASLGITTRMCSSIRKRTGKWEGELVTVGAAAYQSVENCFEKYSLQFSSQKRQTPKSFKDHGFPKAMVRPIINTTQYHWGAIHQQMILPTLKKYIPEATDLVPVKVLGVELNVRSAPTYDIEVATVHEFVCEGILVSNSAGMRQFLSEDERGATAKDNLWQQDAEGNWRIDPERDSLRMANHTRVFHRKPTLEESIAAVQKQYYSGEGAIQWAGEAVARANADLLNTPELKKDFLQAYEQEKAKYWIKEYYPEIDADELEHRIGRFGLNPCGEIIGSNFHCNLSEVHLNQLDPDNYKEQKEAFTAGALSVVALLNHQFLEPRYQYSRELDPIVGVSFTGLFDFFVHAFGTDWLRWWEAGRPETPEGLIFKRGEQKYLNFWKDVVHKVVWEYCDRHQIKRPNRCTTVQPAGTKSLLTGASPGWHPPKAQRFIRRITFGKNDPVALACIDYGYNVIPSQSDKDENGNLLNDPFDPRCTEWLVEIPVAVSWADLPGADVIDVSQFSVLAQLDFVMQVQSHYVTHNTSATLELRSEEVELLGTRIYEAIQNDEGYISAALLARFDDLQSFPRLPFEPIDKATYERLSKEVKARRRTDDFCGALSRYDLGELSEAGPSGCDSDKCMFPEQPPTS from the coding sequence ATGCTTCAAGAACTTGATAGCCTGCGTGACGACGTAGGAGTCATACGTCAACGTCAGGGTGCAAAATTTCCAGAATCCGCCCCAGCAGCCAATCCCGTGTTTTTTAGAACCTACAGCCGCCGGACAGATGCAGGTTTGAGAGAAACATGGGATCAGGTGTGCGATCGCACTTTACGCGGTTTAGTAGAACTGGGAAAACTCACCCGTGAAGAAGCTGCCATTTTAGACAAGATGCAGCGAAACATGAAATCCCTCCCCAGTGGGCGCTGGATGTGGGTTGGTGGCACAGATTGGTTAGCCAAACCCAAAAACTTCTCCGGTGCTTATAACTGCACCTCTACTAACCTTGTAGACTGGAGTGCTTTTGGATTGATGATGGATCTAGCCATGATGGGCTGTGGTACAGGTGCGATCATCGAACCACAATATATTAATCAACTTCCCTCTATCCGTAATCGCCTAAATATCACTATTAAAGGTGAAATTGGCAGCACACCCCAAGCACAGCGTCGTGAATTTACACAAACCCATATAGAAGCTAACACCGCTACTATCCACGTTGGAGACAGCCGGGAAGGTTGGGTAAAATCCTATCAAACCCTTTTAGAACTTTCTACAGATGAACGCTTTACAGGTGACGTTCAGGTAATTGTTGATATTAGCGATGTGCGCCAATCTGGGGAAACCCTCAAAGGCTTTGGCGGTATGGCTAATCCTGTGAAGTTGCCTGGATTGTATCAGCGTTGCGCCTCTATTCTCAATAAGGCAATAGGCAGACAATTAAACTCAGTTGAATGCTGCTTATTAATTGATGAAGCTGCTGTGACTATTGTTGCAGGAAATATTCGGCGCTGTCTTCCTGAAGAAGCCTTAGTTCATACAGAATCAGGCTTAGTTCCCATTGCTAAGGTGCGTGTAGGCGATCGCGTTCTCACCAGCAAGGGTTTTTATCCTGTTACTAACTTCTTTATTCAAGGTGAACAATCTCTCTGCCGAATTCAAACTCAAGATGGTAGCTTTGAATGTACAGCCGATCACAAAGTTGCCGTTTTCACGGATGTGTACGGCAATTATAAAATGGTTAAAGCTCAGGATTTGCAATCAGGCGATCGCTTGATATTCGTGCCACAAACTATACCCGGTACACCCACTGAACTGCCTGAGTTTCGGGGTAAAGTCGAAGGTAAAACCAAGAAAATTACTGTTCCTGCATTAACTCCTGATGTTGCTTACTTCATCGGCTATTTGCATGGTGATGGTTCAGTTAGTTCTGATGGATCAAGAGTTAGATTTCGAGTTCATGAAGATAGCCCCAATATTTTGGAACGTTTAATTGCTGTTGGGAGCGACTTTGGTTTAGAAACTCACACACTGCGGACTCCCGAACAGTGCCGAACCAAAGCCTACGAACTACAATTTAACTCATCAGCCTTAAATCAATATCTCAAGTCATTCAAACAAGCATTCCAGCCATTAAATATTCCTGATTGCATTCTGTTGGCTAAAGCCGACATTCGTAAAGCTTACTTAGCTGGTCTTGCTGACGCTGATGGGTGTCATTCTCAAGGAGTTTTAGTAGCTTCAGTTCACCAGCGATTTTTACAGCAAATTCAAGCACTTTACGCATCCCTGGGAATTACAACCCGGATGTGTAGTTCAATTCGCAAGCGAACGGGCAAATGGGAAGGCGAACTAGTAACAGTTGGTGCAGCAGCATATCAATCTGTTGAAAACTGCTTTGAAAAATATTCCCTTCAGTTTTCTAGCCAGAAACGTCAGACTCCCAAATCATTTAAAGACCACGGCTTCCCGAAAGCTATGGTTCGCCCTATTATTAACACCACTCAATATCACTGGGGTGCTATTCATCAACAAATGATACTCCCCACCCTGAAAAAATATATTCCTGAAGCTACTGATTTAGTACCAGTCAAGGTTTTAGGTGTAGAGCTAAATGTACGCTCTGCACCTACTTATGATATTGAAGTTGCGACTGTTCACGAATTTGTCTGCGAAGGCATTTTAGTTTCTAACAGTGCCGGGATGAGACAATTCCTTTCTGAAGACGAGCGAGGCGCAACTGCCAAAGATAATTTATGGCAACAAGACGCAGAAGGTAACTGGCGTATAGATCCAGAACGCGATTCTTTGCGAATGGCCAACCATACAAGAGTATTTCACCGCAAACCAACTTTAGAAGAATCCATTGCTGCTGTTCAAAAACAATATTACAGCGGTGAAGGAGCAATTCAATGGGCTGGTGAAGCAGTTGCTAGAGCTAATGCTGATTTATTAAATACACCAGAACTTAAAAAAGACTTTTTGCAAGCTTACGAGCAAGAAAAAGCCAAGTATTGGATAAAAGAATACTATCCTGAAATTGATGCTGATGAGCTAGAACATAGAATAGGTAGGTTTGGTTTAAATCCGTGCGGAGAAATTATTGGTAGCAATTTTCACTGTAATTTGTCCGAGGTACACTTAAACCAACTCGATCCCGACAACTACAAAGAACAAAAAGAGGCATTTACCGCTGGTGCGCTTTCCGTCGTCGCCCTGTTAAATCACCAATTTCTCGAACCCCGCTATCAATACAGCCGGGAACTTGATCCCATTGTCGGTGTATCATTTACCGGTTTATTTGACTTCTTTGTTCATGCTTTTGGTACAGATTGGTTACGCTGGTGGGAAGCAGGAAGACCCGAAACTCCTGAAGGACTGATTTTTAAACGTGGTGAACAAAAATATCTCAACTTCTGGAAAGATGTAGTTCATAAAGTAGTGTGGGAATATTGCGATCGCCATCAGATCAAACGCCCCAACCGGTGTACTACCGTGCAACCAGCCGGCACCAAATCCCTCTTAACAGGAGCATCTCCCGGTTGGCATCCCCCCAAAGCTCAAAGATTCATTCGTCGGATTACCTTTGGCAAAAATGACCCCGTAGCCCTAGCTTGTATAGATTATGGTTACAACGTCATTCCTTCCCAATCTGACAAAGATGAAAACGGCAACTTACTTAATGATCCTTTTGATCCTCGCTGTACAGAATGGTTAGTAGAAATACCCGTCGCTGTATCTTGGGCTGATTTACCCGGTGCTGATGTCATTGATGTATCTCAGTTTTCCGTTTTAGCCCAACTAGATTTTGTGATGCAAGTCCAAAGTCATTACGTCACCCATAACACCTCTGCTACCTTAGAACTCCGTTCTGAGGAAGTTGAATTATTGGGAACACGCATCTATGAAGCTATCCAAAATGATGAAGGCTATATTTCTGCCGCGCTGTTAGCCCGGTTTGACGATTTGCAATCATTCCCCCGTCTTCCCTTTGAACCCATAGACAAAGCCACTTATGAACGCCTATCTAAAGAAGTCAAAGCCCGACGCAGAACAGATGATTTCTGTGGGGCGCTAAGTCGTTACGACTTGGGAGAATTATCAGAAGCAGGACCGAGTGGTTGCGACTCTGATAAGTGTATGTTCCCAGAACAGCCACCCACATCATAA
- a CDS encoding dienelactone hydrolase family protein, with protein MQIVKRNIELRVDDSLMRVYVASPKPAGKYPGIVFYSDIYQLGDAIIRLINYLAGFGYVVAAPEIFHRIEPVGSVIEPNDLGRMRGNDDARRTLISEYDADTRAVIDFLKHDNSVIADKIGTLGFCIGGHLAVRAAFEREIAAAVCCYPTGVPSGKLGKGIADTIHRFEEIKGEMLLIFGTEDPHISEHDRYTIIGALENAKVHHQFFSYEAEHTFMRDDGYRYDAVAATSAWEQIIAFLERKFRR; from the coding sequence ATGCAAATTGTTAAACGCAATATTGAATTAAGAGTTGATGATAGTTTAATGCGGGTTTATGTTGCTTCTCCGAAACCAGCAGGTAAATATCCAGGAATTGTTTTTTACAGTGATATTTATCAATTAGGAGATGCCATAATTCGGTTAATTAATTATTTAGCTGGATTTGGTTATGTTGTCGCAGCGCCGGAAATTTTTCACCGCATTGAACCTGTGGGTTCTGTCATTGAACCGAATGATCTTGGGAGAATGCGCGGTAATGATGATGCACGACGCACATTAATATCTGAATATGATGCTGATACTCGTGCGGTAATTGATTTTCTCAAACATGACAATTCAGTTATTGCTGATAAAATCGGTACTTTAGGTTTTTGTATTGGTGGACATTTGGCTGTTCGCGCAGCTTTTGAAAGGGAAATTGCAGCGGCTGTTTGTTGTTATCCTACAGGTGTTCCTAGCGGTAAATTAGGTAAAGGTATAGCAGATACTATTCACAGATTTGAAGAAATTAAAGGAGAAATGCTGTTAATATTTGGAACGGAAGATCCACATATTTCTGAACATGATAGATATACTATAATTGGTGCTTTGGAAAATGCCAAAGTTCATCATCAATTTTTCTCTTATGAAGCGGAACATACTTTTATGAGAGATGATGGTTATCGTTATGATGCTGTTGCAGCTACTTCTGCTTGGGAACAAATTATTGCTTTCTTGGAACGCAAATTTAGAAGGTAA
- a CDS encoding Npun_F5749 family FMN-dependent PPOX-type flavoprotein codes for MFLAPWRSLITRALHQNRSLVYARYVQLATLRENGFPANRTVVFRGFLDDTNQLKFITDIRSEKAEQISKQSAAEICWYFPNTREQFRITGKLILISADSHPHLQPARIKMWQELSDAARLQFAWPIPGEMRVQTPEAFTPPAPDNIQPLENFCLLLLEPVKVDHLQLRGEPQNRWVYHRNENQEWLTEAINP; via the coding sequence ATGTTCCTAGCACCTTGGCGAAGTCTTATCACTCGCGCCCTACATCAAAATCGTAGCCTCGTTTATGCCCGTTACGTACAACTGGCAACGCTGCGAGAAAATGGTTTTCCTGCTAATCGTACCGTCGTATTTCGGGGCTTTCTAGACGATACCAATCAGCTAAAATTTATTACCGATATTCGTAGTGAAAAAGCTGAACAAATATCAAAACAATCCGCAGCGGAAATTTGCTGGTATTTTCCTAACACCAGAGAACAATTTCGGATTACTGGAAAATTAATATTAATAAGTGCTGATTCTCACCCCCATTTACAACCTGCGAGAATCAAAATGTGGCAAGAATTAAGTGATGCAGCTAGATTACAATTTGCTTGGCCTATTCCTGGTGAGATGAGAGTACAAACACCGGAAGCTTTTACACCACCAGCACCAGACAATATTCAACCATTAGAAAATTTTTGTTTATTATTACTTGAACCAGTAAAAGTAGATCATTTACAATTGCGGGGTGAACCACAAAATAGATGGGTTTATCACCGCAATGAAAACCAAGAATGGTTGACTGAAGCAATAAACCCTTAA
- the rimM gene encoding ribosome maturation factor RimM (Essential for efficient processing of 16S rRNA) — translation MNHEDAKKKQGSKEPGVGGKVKNSPVPNLDDWLEIGKIVSPQGLTGELRVYPNTDFPERFEEPGKRWLLRPGETELQPVELLNGRYIENKNLYVIKLKGVSDRHQAENMRDCRFFVPVSDRPELDEGEFHVLDLLGLQVFMQSSGEFVGTVVDILPSGHDLLEVKFDPAFITNNEELTTDKAQKTVLIPFVMEIVPVVDLESRRVEITPPPGLLSINN, via the coding sequence ATGAACCACGAAGACGCGAAAAAGAAGCAGGGGAGCAAAGAACCGGGAGTAGGGGGAAAAGTTAAAAACTCTCCAGTCCCCAATCTTGATGATTGGTTGGAAATTGGCAAAATTGTCTCTCCTCAAGGTTTAACTGGGGAGTTGCGGGTTTATCCTAATACGGATTTTCCTGAACGCTTTGAAGAACCGGGAAAACGCTGGTTGTTACGTCCTGGGGAAACGGAACTGCAACCTGTGGAGTTGTTAAATGGGCGATATATTGAGAATAAGAATCTTTATGTGATTAAATTGAAGGGAGTGAGCGATCGCCATCAAGCTGAAAATATGCGTGATTGTCGGTTTTTTGTGCCTGTGAGCGATCGCCCAGAATTGGATGAAGGTGAATTTCATGTGTTAGACTTGCTAGGGTTGCAGGTCTTTATGCAATCATCTGGGGAATTTGTGGGAACGGTGGTGGATATCTTACCTTCTGGTCATGATTTATTGGAAGTTAAATTTGATCCTGCTTTTATCACTAATAACGAAGAATTGACAACTGATAAAGCACAAAAAACAGTTTTAATTCCTTTTGTGATGGAAATTGTTCCTGTTGTAGATTTAGAATCCCGTCGAGTTGAAATTACTCCTCCCCCCGGTTTATTGTCAATTAATAATTAA
- the cysE gene encoding serine O-acetyltransferase, whose product MFSRLRTDFRIIFERDPAARNWLEVLFCYPGLQALVFHRFAHWLRRLGLPFFPRLISHIARFLTGVEIHPGATIGEGVFIDHGMGVVIGETAIIGNYALIYQGVTLGGTGKESGKRHPTLGENVVVGAGAKVLGNIEIGDNVRIGAGSVVLRDVPSSCTVVGVPGRIIYRSGVRVAPLEHSNLPDSEAQIIRTLVDRIEALEAQIQALQTPAKTPVLVGKFLPEDELPKEHNFCNIRDKQIQEFFDGAGI is encoded by the coding sequence ATGTTCTCTAGACTCCGTACCGATTTTCGCATCATCTTTGAACGTGACCCCGCAGCCCGGAATTGGTTGGAGGTTTTGTTTTGCTATCCAGGTTTGCAAGCCCTAGTTTTCCACCGCTTTGCACACTGGTTGCGTCGTCTTGGTCTTCCCTTTTTCCCCCGCTTGATTTCTCACATTGCGCGGTTTTTAACAGGTGTAGAAATTCACCCAGGGGCTACAATTGGTGAAGGCGTATTTATTGATCACGGAATGGGAGTAGTAATTGGGGAAACAGCCATTATTGGTAACTACGCGCTGATTTATCAAGGTGTCACCCTGGGGGGAACAGGTAAAGAAAGCGGTAAACGTCACCCCACATTAGGCGAAAATGTCGTCGTTGGTGCCGGTGCAAAAGTTTTAGGAAATATCGAAATTGGTGATAATGTCCGCATTGGTGCAGGTTCAGTGGTGTTGAGAGATGTACCATCTAGTTGTACCGTTGTCGGTGTCCCTGGTCGCATTATCTACCGTTCTGGAGTCCGGGTTGCACCTCTAGAACACAGTAACTTACCAGATTCAGAAGCCCAAATAATTCGCACCTTAGTTGACCGCATTGAAGCCTTAGAAGCACAAATTCAAGCTTTACAAACTCCCGCCAAAACTCCAGTTTTAGTTGGTAAATTCCTTCCAGAAGATGAATTACCAAAAGAACACAATTTTTGTAATATCCGAGATAAACAGATTCAGGAATTTTTTGATGGTGCGGGAATCTAG
- a CDS encoding valine--pyruvate transaminase, which yields MKPALTKIGAQMSNLTGVRAIMKDINETLRASKGQELYNLSAGNPLILPEVEQLWRDCTADLLASSEYGEVVCRYGSSQGYSPLIEAIVQDFNQRYGLSLTERNILITAGSQTIYFYAANAFGGYTEDGNLKEIVLPLSPDYTGYGGVCLFPEALVAYKPTLDIDADAHRFKYRPDFNQLSITENTGCVIFSRPCNPTGNVLTNDEVNKITDLAAPHHVPVLIDSAYAPPFPALNFTEMTPVFGENILHCMSLSKAGLPGERIGVAIGDENLIQVLECFQTNVGIHSSRYGQAIAARAIESGTLANIAENVIRPFYQQKFDVLKSTLEAAMPKNIPWFLHRGEGAIFGWLWLQDLPMTDWEFYQELKKVGVILVPGSSFFPGLKEDWEHKHQCLRISLTGSDEEITIGMQRLAKVAERVYQSAAVSV from the coding sequence ATAAAACCTGCCCTTACTAAAATTGGCGCTCAAATGTCCAACTTAACTGGCGTAAGAGCGATTATGAAAGATATTAATGAAACCCTCAGAGCTAGTAAGGGACAGGAATTATATAATTTGAGCGCTGGCAATCCGTTGATTTTACCAGAGGTAGAACAGTTATGGCGGGATTGTACGGCAGATTTATTAGCCAGTTCTGAATATGGTGAAGTTGTTTGTCGTTATGGTTCAAGTCAAGGTTATTCACCATTAATTGAGGCGATTGTTCAGGATTTTAACCAGCGTTATGGGTTAAGTTTAACTGAGCGGAATATTTTAATTACTGCGGGTAGTCAAACTATCTATTTTTACGCCGCTAATGCTTTTGGTGGCTATACTGAAGATGGCAATTTGAAAGAAATTGTGTTGCCGTTAAGTCCAGATTATACTGGCTATGGTGGTGTTTGTTTGTTCCCAGAGGCTTTGGTTGCTTATAAGCCTACTCTGGATATTGACGCAGACGCACACAGATTTAAATATCGCCCTGATTTTAACCAACTCTCGATTACAGAAAATACTGGTTGTGTGATTTTTTCCCGTCCTTGTAATCCAACGGGTAATGTTTTGACTAATGATGAGGTAAATAAAATCACTGATTTAGCTGCACCCCATCATGTACCTGTATTGATTGATTCGGCTTATGCACCTCCTTTCCCAGCTTTGAATTTTACAGAAATGACTCCGGTATTTGGGGAAAATATTCTCCACTGTATGAGTTTATCAAAAGCAGGTTTGCCTGGAGAACGGATTGGGGTAGCCATTGGAGATGAAAACCTGATTCAAGTTTTGGAATGTTTCCAAACCAATGTGGGAATTCATTCTTCTCGATATGGTCAAGCGATCGCAGCCCGCGCGATAGAATCAGGTACATTAGCAAATATCGCGGAAAATGTGATTCGTCCTTTCTATCAGCAAAAGTTTGATGTCTTAAAAAGTACCCTAGAAGCAGCAATGCCTAAGAATATACCCTGGTTCTTACATCGTGGTGAAGGGGCGATTTTTGGCTGGTTGTGGTTGCAAGATCTACCCATGACTGATTGGGAATTTTACCAGGAATTAAAGAAAGTGGGTGTAATTCTTGTCCCTGGTAGTAGTTTCTTCCCTGGTTTAAAGGAGGACTGGGAACACAAACACCAATGTCTGCGAATTAGTTTAACTGGTAGTGATGAGGAAATTACTATTGGTATGCAGCGTTTAGCAAAAGTTGCTGAACGGGTTTATCAAAGTGCGGCTGTAAGTGTGTAA
- a CDS encoding YgiT-type zinc finger protein → MKNQKCPTCQGELETRQIEKMLKGGNNTAIIHVEAEVCSKCGEKLYKPDVVSQFTQIRAKLRNQQTEDFQVIGQSFRISV, encoded by the coding sequence ATGAAAAACCAAAAATGTCCCACTTGTCAAGGTGAGTTAGAAACTAGGCAAATTGAAAAAATGCTAAAAGGAGGAAATAACACCGCCATTATCCATGTAGAAGCAGAAGTTTGTTCAAAATGTGGAGAAAAGCTCTATAAACCAGACGTTGTTAGCCAATTTACTCAAATTCGTGCCAAACTTAGAAATCAACAAACAGAAGATTTTCAAGTGATTGGTCAATCCTTCCGCATTTCTGTTTAA
- a CDS encoding serine/threonine-protein kinase, with translation MMIGNILRQRYKIVKQLGAGGFGETYLTEDLDIPVTPKPVCVVKRLQPTAIDPDIIRLFEQEAQILYQLGQNHDQIPKLYAYFQEGQEFYLIQELIDGYDLSQEISPGKKLTESEVIQLLRDVLEILVYVHENKVIHRDIKPANIMRRKDGKLVLIDFGAVKQINTTITMKSGFTSSTISIGTVGYMPLEQAGCKPKLSSDIYALGMTAIQALIDMSPRLLPEDDDGEILWNNKVQVSDKLAEFITKMVRYDWRQRYRNAKEALEELNQIFGVVKQQNIHPARSTELSKICFKHGNQL, from the coding sequence ATGATGATTGGTAATATCCTCCGTCAACGTTATAAGATTGTTAAACAACTAGGTGCAGGTGGATTTGGTGAAACTTACCTTACAGAAGATTTAGATATTCCCGTTACTCCTAAACCTGTTTGTGTGGTTAAACGGTTACAACCTACAGCTATTGACCCAGATATTATCCGTTTATTTGAACAAGAAGCACAAATTTTATATCAATTAGGACAAAATCATGATCAAATTCCTAAATTGTATGCCTATTTTCAGGAAGGTCAAGAATTTTATTTGATTCAAGAATTGATTGATGGATATGATTTAAGTCAGGAAATCAGTCCTGGTAAAAAGTTAACTGAAAGTGAAGTAATTCAACTATTAAGAGATGTTTTAGAAATATTGGTTTATGTCCATGAAAATAAGGTGATTCACCGAGATATTAAACCAGCCAATATCATGCGTCGTAAGGATGGTAAGTTAGTATTAATTGATTTTGGGGCAGTCAAACAAATTAATACTACTATTACTATGAAATCCGGGTTTACCAGTAGCACTATTAGCATTGGTACAGTGGGATATATGCCTTTAGAACAAGCTGGATGTAAGCCTAAATTGAGTAGTGATATTTATGCTTTGGGGATGACAGCAATTCAGGCATTAATAGATATGTCTCCCCGTTTGTTACCAGAAGATGATGATGGTGAAATTCTTTGGAATAATAAGGTTCAAGTCAGTGATAAATTAGCAGAATTTATTACTAAAATGGTGCGCTATGATTGGCGACAACGTTATAGAAATGCAAAAGAAGCATTGGAGGAATTAAATCAAATTTTTGGAGTTGTTAAACAACAGAATATACATCCAGCAAGATCAACCGAATTAAGTAAAATTTGTTTTAAACATGGAAATCAACTATAG
- a CDS encoding tetratricopeptide repeat protein, with protein sequence MESYDQAITINPDYYYAWDRRGDALYYLEKYEEAIESYNQAITINPDYYYAWDSRGDALYDLERHEEALKSYEKAISIKPDYQPAINSRNDLLTQLGRSN encoded by the coding sequence ATAGAATCCTATGATCAAGCTATTACTATTAATCCCGATTACTATTATGCTTGGGATAGGAGAGGTGATGCTTTATATTATTTAGAAAAATATGAAGAAGCAATAGAATCCTATAATCAAGCTATTACTATTAATCCCGATTACTATTATGCTTGGGATAGCAGAGGTGATGCTTTATATGATTTAGAAAGGCATGAAGAAGCACTAAAATCATACGAAAAGGCAATTAGTATTAAACCAGATTATCAACCAGCAATCAATAGTCGTAATGATTTATTAACGCAATTAGGGCGTTCAAATTAG